CCAACTCGCTTAACAAATTAAGAAAGCGCACCCGTTCGGCTGGGTCCAGTCCTGCCGTAGGTTCATCCACGATCAATAGCTTCGGGTTTCCCAGCAGCGCCACGGCCACGCCAAATCGCTGCTTCATACCACCCGAAAAGTTGCCCAGTTTTTGCCGGCGTTTTTCCCATAAATTGGTTTGTTTCAGTAAGGCCGTTACTACTTCTTTTCTGGCCGACCGGTTAGTAATGCCTTTCAGTACAGCAAAATAATCGAGCAGATCTTCTGCTTTTGCTTGCGGGTACACCCCAAATTCCTGCGGCAGATATCCCAATGTTTGGCGCACTGCTTCTTTTTGGTTCAACACGTCCAGACTATCCAGGTAAATACTGCCTGTGTCGGGTTCCTGCAAGGTAGCCAGGATGCGCATGAGGGTGGATTTACCGGCTCCGTTTGGCCCTAGCAGGCCGTACATGCCCTTCGGAATGGTGAGCGTAATATCCCGGAGTGCCTGAACCCCGTTAGGATATAATTTGGCGATATTGGTAATTTGTAGGGTCATGGGTTTATTCTATTAGCCGTAATTCTGATCTGGCCACCTGACTGCAATGCAGCGCTTTATAAGAGCAAGCCTACTGTTTTTTACTACAAGTGGTGCGCTTCCGAATCGCGTGGATTAGCAGATAAGGGAGTGATATGAAGGTAATATATAGTACT
The sequence above is a segment of the Adhaeribacter swui genome. Coding sequences within it:
- a CDS encoding ABC transporter ATP-binding protein codes for the protein MTLQITNIAKLYPNGVQALRDITLTIPKGMYGLLGPNGAGKSTLMRILATLQEPDTGSIYLDSLDVLNQKEAVRQTLGYLPQEFGVYPQAKAEDLLDYFAVLKGITNRSARKEVVTALLKQTNLWEKRRQKLGNFSGGMKQRFGVAVALLGNPKLLIVDEPTAGLDPAERVRFLNLLSELGENSVVLLSTHIVEDVRELCPRMAIIHKGQILQEAEPLKAMAELQGRIWRRMVEKSKLPEMEQEYQIISTKLLGGQTVVHIYSEEAPGNNFEAITPDLEDVYFATMAGHTAYYKPVAP